DNA from Drosophila busckii strain San Diego stock center, stock number 13000-0081.31 chromosome 2R, ASM1175060v1, whole genome shotgun sequence:
CTTTTTGGATGGGTGTGAAGCGTAGCATGCAAGATAATTGGTGCAACAATAAGGACTGCTTGGGTCTACGTAAACGTGTGTGTGGCCTGCATCAAACCTGGAAGTGGCTGCATCAGACTCCCGCCTTGCACGAGTATTTAATCTCCGCCAGCTCCGTAGCTGCAAACACAACCTTAGCCAACGAGACCAGCACGCTCTAAAGTCCAAATCGGCAGCATCGCGAccaaaaaagcaataaaccaaaaggcaaacaacaagaCAAGAACAACAAGTATAGaagaaatacaaacaaaaaaataaacaaaaaaaaaagcaatttaataagctaaaataGACTCGCTAAGATGATAACTAATACACACTTAGCATAGACATAGAGTAAAGGCTAAATTCAACATAACCACAAAGAgaacaaaaggcagcaaacgGGACAACGGACGGCGCTAAAAGCCAGAccaaaaacaaatatcaaacagcagctgacgctgacgttgaCCTTGTTTTTGTAAGCAAGTGCATTGCCGTTGCGGTACATCGCGACTCGCGAGAGACAAAACAACAGAGCGAAGAGAGCGGACaaaacgcaacagcagcatagcaacagctaaagcaaacgATTTGCTTCCTTGtaagagcgaaagagcgcaCAACAACGATCAAAAGCACTGCACATAATTgtgcaataaaagcaaaaagcagaacaacaacaaaagttattCGTAGACAGCTGTTTGTTTAacttaataattgaaatgagcTTACTCTTACGACGCAATTCCAGCCAGCTTCGCCTGCTGTTGCAGCGCTTGGCAGTGACGTCGACCGAAACATCGACGCCAGCAATCACGCGCTGCTACTCCAGTGATAGCGGCAACAATGTAACTGATTCCactatagcaacaacaacaacagcagcagcagctgacaaaCAGGTGCAATCAAAGCGTAAATCAATGCCCTCAGTTGCCGACGCTGATATCAAAAAATCCGTGTTCATATCGCAATCGCATGACATCTTCACTAATCTAGCTCTTGAGGATTGGCTCTATAAGAACTTTGACTTTAGTCATCATCATGTCCTCCTATTATGGGCCAACGACCCCTGCGTTGTCATTGGGCGCCATCAGAATCCCTTCACCGAATCGAATGTCTCCAAGTTAATGGAGCGAGGCATCACCTTGGCGCGTCGCAACAGCGGCGGTGGCGCCGTCTTTCATGATCGCGGCAATCTCAATTGCACTTTTTTTACGCCGCGCGAACGCTATGATCGCAAATATAATCTAAATATTGTGACGCGCGCGCTCTTCCGCGAATGGGCCATCAAAACGGAGATCAATGAACGCGATGATattgtcataaaaaataagaaggtgagcttataaaacatttaataataaagcaacatgaattaatttatttgtatcttGCGTCTAGATTTCAGGCACTGCCGCTAAGCTGGGTCGTCCCAATGCCTATCATCATTGCACCATACTGGCCAGCGCCAATAAGCTGCATCTGGGTGAAGCATTGGTCAAGGAGCCAGCCAATTACATAAGTCGCGCCACTGCCTCGGTGCCATCGCCCATACGCAATCTGGTGGATGTGAATCGCAATGTTAATGTGGCTCAGTTGCTGTCCGCCGTGGGCTATGAATATTTGCGCACAGCGGCCACAATGCTGGAGGATGGCGGCAGCACTCAGACCATGAAGCAACGTGGCTTTCAGTTGATAAATCCGACTGAGAAATGGTTTCCAGGTATCGAGGAGCTGCGCGTCAATTATAGCTCATGGAACTGGGTTATTGGCAAGACGCCCAACTTTACGGTGGAAAAAGAGCTGGAGCTTAAAGGCGATGAGAGCGGCATGAAGCTTAAGCTGACTGTTCAGGTTGAAGGCGTAAGTTTTTAGAGAAACATATGTAAATCCTGATTCTTATATAACTTTTACATTGTAGGGTTTGATGAACAACATTAGCGTGCAGCTGCCGCAAAGCGAGCAGCCCATAGCTGTGGTTACTCCGCTTCAGGGTCAGGCCTACAACGAGCACAATCTGAATGGCATTATTGATGCTTTGAAAATGGTTTCCACATCGAATGTGCAGCAGGCAATGAACAGCTctatttgagttttgtttgtttagctgctttttgttcaacaaactgcgtttgaatttttgttagtttcattttgaaatattatacACATATTACTACTAATTACAATAATGATGAACTGTATACCTGCACTAATTTAGCTTGTAAgcatattacattttttatatacacttctatattttttattaaaaacaattgcaatgcaGACGTTACATGAAATGTACATCGATTGAATGATAagcatattgaaataaatgcaatgaattataaatatcTAATCTACATGTTGGCCACTCTAAATGTGTAACTATATCCacagtatttaattttaacgaGCTGTAGCGCAGCGAAATCTAATCGGATTTTGGAATCTAGCTCAGCTAAAGAAATGTGATGAGTCTGATTTATACCATTTTATGCTGGCGTAGCAAATTCGAATcaaataagtatacaaatgtatgctctaaaaatgattgaaatgagctataaacaaaagcgtaaaCACAAAACAACGTTCTACGAAATATCCAACTTTGATATATTGTATCTCACAATCAGAGCTTCATTGTTGTTATACTCGGGAGAAGCATAtttctacaatttttaatgatgtAACTTTGTTTTAAGTCTGAAAGGAGCATAAGTCATTAAAACTTTTCAGAGTTGGAtgatttttgtaaaattacaACTTTAAAAAGCTCTATCttagcaaaataatataaagacttaataaaattataattcttttattatgttcattttaaatgtaaaagttcaatttgaattgggtaAATCTGAGTGTGGATAGTAAGTAAACCggtaagtaaggtaagtatTTTCTTTGTAGGGAAAATATaagcattattgttgttggatttaaatgttttatataatttaatattcccTAAGGGGCTCAATGATTTGATTAagattaaagtaaaaatacaaaacaattggAGGCTAgccaatataaaaatattgtatttcatataaaagtattgtgttttatttaaaattattgtaaggcacttgtttgcttttttgacacaaatttttgcataagaATAAACATTATGTTACAATTAGCAGCTGAGACAGAAAACGAATGTAgatttcaaatttgaaaatgtctgcaatacataaaataatacatctgctatatatagctataataTCAAGTCAACAATGTTAAAATGGGAAATTGCACTTGAGTAAAAGTTGCCCACGTTACAAGCTTTAAATGTGCACCGAGTGCACGAGCTCCTGCAGATTCTGATAGTCAGGATCGCGGCTGAAGAACTCCATGAGATAGGCAAAAGTGGGTCGCTCCTTGGGATGcaattgccagcagctctGCATGACAGCATAAATGTAGACTGGACAAAGATCAGGCTGCGGCAAGCGGTAGCCATCGTCCACAAGCTTGATGGCATCCTTGTTGAGCACATCGCCATACGGTGGCGCAcccaaagcaaacatttcCCAGAGCGTAACGCCAAAGGACCAAACATCACTAGCGTGTGAGAAGATGCCATTGTTGAAGCTCTCCGGCGCATACCAGCGTATGGGCCAGCGTCCGCCTTGCGTCACTTGATACTCCGCACTGCCGGCGCCCAGCGAACGCGACATGCCAAAGTCGCTAATCTTCGCCTGCTGTCGTGAGGTGAGGAGTATATTACGCGCAGCCAAGTCGCGATGCACAAAATGCTGAGACTCCAAATAGTGCATgcctaaaaagaaaataagttattgaagtttattttttaatttagaatCAAATATTTACCGCAGGCAATCTGCGATGCCCAAAGCTTGAGCTCAAAGTTGACTTTGATCTCGGCGCTATGATCGAGTATGTACTGCAGCATGGAGCCCAGCGGTGCCAGCTCCTGCACCATCATGAGCATATCGCCTTTGGAGATGCCAATCAGGCGCACAATGCACTTGTGCTCCAAGCGCATCATGACCGAAGCTTCACGCAAGAACTCCTGCTTATTAATGGCATGCTGCTCCTCATCGCGTAGTGTCTTAATGGCCACCTCCAGGCGGATCTCACCAGCGCTGGGTCGTCGCAGCCAGCCTCTGTACACGGAACCAAATTCACCCGAACCAATTTCCGTATCCAGCTCCAGTTGCTCTGCACGTATAAAGAAACGCTGCTTAGCCTGCTCCAGCTCGGCGCAGCTGCTTGTGGCCGAGCCGCTGCACTTGCGCTGCA
Protein-coding regions in this window:
- the LOC108597016 gene encoding uncharacterized protein LOC108597016 — encoded protein: MGVKRSMQDNWCNNKDCLGLRKRVCGLHQTWKWLHQTPALHEYLISASSVAANTTLANETSTL
- the LOC108597014 gene encoding lipoyltransferase 1, mitochondrial; this translates as MSLLLRRNSSQLRLLLQRLAVTSTETSTPAITRCYSSDSGNNVTDSTIATTTTAAAADKQVQSKRKSMPSVADADIKKSVFISQSHDIFTNLALEDWLYKNFDFSHHHVLLLWANDPCVVIGRHQNPFTESNVSKLMERGITLARRNSGGGAVFHDRGNLNCTFFTPRERYDRKYNLNIVTRALFREWAIKTEINERDDIVIKNKKISGTAAKLGRPNAYHHCTILASANKLHLGEALVKEPANYISRATASVPSPIRNLVDVNRNVNVAQLLSAVGYEYLRTAATMLEDGGSTQTMKQRGFQLINPTEKWFPGIEELRVNYSSWNWVIGKTPNFTVEKELELKGDESGMKLKLTVQVEGGLMNNISVQLPQSEQPIAVVTPLQGQAYNEHNLNGIIDALKMVSTSNVQQAMNSSI